The following are from one region of the Acidobacteriota bacterium genome:
- a CDS encoding MBL fold metallo-hydrolase, giving the protein MLTYVANMGVLVSSGDSKVMIDCLFDKPKLYRVPTLETLDSMMKGEAPFDSVDLVLVTHKHRDHFDAALAVRYLESRPEPVLVAPSDAVDEMRNVASDWSRIAPRIISVDLEVGENVKRDVARIPLTIVRTLHGNEKAPMNLMYFIEVNGWRVFHQGDWMGKPDDFLKFGLGTVPIDLAVVGYAWPLSPNPSYPRFLQEVLRPNHIALGHLTIKLESVADSKIDKVRQYYKDIFVLLPGMPAKLFWK; this is encoded by the coding sequence GTGTTGACCTACGTGGCCAACATGGGCGTTCTGGTAAGCTCGGGTGATTCCAAGGTCATGATCGACTGCCTCTTCGATAAGCCGAAGTTGTACCGTGTTCCCACACTCGAGACGCTCGACAGTATGATGAAGGGGGAAGCCCCCTTCGACAGTGTCGACCTTGTGCTCGTCACGCACAAACACCGGGATCATTTCGACGCTGCCCTGGCGGTTCGCTACCTGGAGTCTCGTCCTGAGCCCGTCCTCGTGGCGCCGTCGGACGCGGTGGACGAGATGCGCAACGTCGCGTCGGACTGGTCGAGAATCGCCCCGCGGATCATCTCCGTCGACCTCGAGGTTGGAGAGAACGTCAAGAGGGACGTGGCGCGCATCCCCCTCACCATCGTTCGAACGCTCCATGGCAACGAGAAAGCACCGATGAACCTCATGTATTTCATCGAGGTCAACGGCTGGCGGGTGTTCCACCAAGGGGATTGGATGGGGAAGCCTGATGATTTCCTCAAATTCGGACTGGGAACGGTTCCGATCGATCTGGCCGTTGTTGGGTACGCTTGGCCGCTGAGTCCGAATCCTTCGTATCCTCGCTTCCTCCAAGAGGTCCTCAGGCCGAACCACATCGCCTTAGGCCACCTCACTATCAAGCTTGAAAGCGTCGCGGACAGCAAGATCGACAAAGTCCGGCAGTACTACAAGGACATCTTCGTTCTTCTGCCCGGCATGCCGGCTAAGCTCTTTTGGAAGTAA
- a CDS encoding S28 family serine protease, whose translation MTVNVIRFVCLSILLFKLTVPCPGQCQEHSADLFDRLKAINGVYVKRIEALPGFIEGFELAFVQPLDHGNPKGARFTQRVFLSHRDFSKPVVLETEGYGVSWPKEREMARILDANQVIVEHRYYESSKPNPVKWEYLTSWQAASDLHLVVETLKAIYPGKWISCGRSKGGMAALFHRANYPHDVDATVAWVAPIMLGPIDPRFESFMSSIGDEPTREKTKQFQRTCLARRSELLPMLKELSMNQKLSFALGLDEVFEWAIIQFPFSFWSGDRRGSDIPQPDAPKEQLFGLLSGSFTRFTERQMTYNAALYYQQFTELGYHGYPVAHMVDLLQWVKDPNFSIYVPKDARNATFRKDVMPTILNYLQNEGNNILYLYGEYDMWTSCAVELTGNTNAVKLIARDKGHVFSIVDFGLPEKEQIYTALEDWLGIEIRR comes from the coding sequence ATGACAGTAAATGTAATTCGTTTTGTTTGCCTCTCTATTCTGCTATTCAAGCTGACAGTTCCGTGTCCGGGACAATGTCAAGAACATTCCGCTGACCTATTTGACAGGTTAAAGGCAATTAATGGTGTATATGTTAAGAGAATTGAGGCCCTTCCCGGTTTTATTGAGGGATTTGAGTTGGCATTTGTTCAACCTTTGGATCATGGGAATCCCAAAGGAGCGAGATTTACCCAGCGCGTATTTCTTTCGCACCGCGACTTCTCAAAACCTGTCGTGTTGGAAACCGAGGGGTACGGAGTTTCTTGGCCCAAGGAGCGGGAAATGGCAAGAATACTTGATGCCAACCAGGTCATCGTTGAACACAGATACTACGAGTCATCAAAGCCCAATCCGGTGAAATGGGAATATCTTACATCGTGGCAGGCCGCATCGGATCTTCATCTGGTAGTAGAGACTCTAAAGGCAATTTATCCGGGGAAATGGATTTCATGCGGTAGGAGTAAAGGCGGTATGGCTGCGCTTTTTCACCGGGCAAACTACCCACACGATGTGGATGCGACAGTCGCTTGGGTTGCCCCAATCATGTTAGGCCCTATCGATCCGCGTTTCGAGAGTTTTATGAGTTCTATTGGCGATGAGCCGACTCGAGAAAAGACTAAGCAGTTTCAGAGAACCTGCCTGGCGAGAAGGTCAGAACTACTTCCCATGCTGAAAGAGCTGTCGATGAACCAGAAACTGAGTTTTGCCCTCGGCCTTGACGAGGTTTTTGAATGGGCTATTATCCAATTCCCATTCTCGTTCTGGTCGGGTGATCGAAGAGGGTCGGATATTCCTCAACCCGATGCGCCAAAAGAGCAGCTTTTTGGATTATTGAGTGGTTCATTCACAAGGTTTACAGAACGCCAAATGACGTACAATGCGGCTCTTTACTATCAACAATTCACGGAGTTGGGCTACCATGGCTATCCGGTAGCTCACATGGTGGATTTGCTGCAGTGGGTTAAAGATCCAAACTTTTCGATCTACGTTCCAAAGGATGCCCGGAACGCAACGTTTCGAAAGGATGTTATGCCAACAATTCTGAACTACCTTCAAAACGAAGGGAATAACATTCTCTATCTCTACGGTGAATACGACATGTGGACTTCGTGCGCAGTAGAACTAACAGGAAACACCAATGCAGTCAAACTCATTGCCAGGGATAAAGGACATGTATTTAGTATAGTAGATTTTGGGTTGCCAGAAAAAGAACAAATATATACAGCCCTCGAGGATTGGCTGGGAATTGAAATACGAAGATAG
- a CDS encoding flavin reductase family protein, giving the protein MKNEYDRHQLYPLPAVLVGALVDERPNYLVIGYICPFAFGRYIFLSMYRKRYTFGGIREHRAFSVNIPSEALLREMYICGSKSGRDYDKSRLFDTFYGELKTAPMITQCPINIECKVTEIITREEGEGVIGRVIKSYVDEECLTEGELDISKVHPLLWSQGAGDNLYYGLGPPLDRS; this is encoded by the coding sequence GTGAAAAACGAATATGACAGGCATCAGCTCTACCCGCTTCCTGCTGTCTTGGTAGGGGCGCTCGTTGACGAACGGCCCAACTACCTGGTGATAGGCTACATCTGTCCGTTTGCGTTCGGTCGTTATATCTTTCTCAGCATGTACCGAAAACGCTATACATTTGGCGGAATCAGGGAGCACAGGGCGTTCAGTGTGAACATTCCTTCAGAAGCACTACTCCGGGAGATGTATATCTGCGGGTCCAAGTCCGGCCGCGATTACGACAAGAGCAGGCTTTTCGATACGTTCTATGGCGAACTGAAAACGGCGCCGATGATTACGCAATGCCCCATCAACATAGAGTGTAAAGTCACTGAGATCATCACCCGTGAGGAGGGTGAAGGGGTCATTGGCCGCGTTATCAAGTCGTATGTTGATGAAGAATGTCTCACTGAGGGTGAACTGGATATATCAAAAGTTCATCCACTCCTCTGGAGCCAGGGTGCGGGAGACAACTTGTACTACGGCCTCGGACCTCCCCTCGATCGTTCTTGA
- a CDS encoding DinB family protein: MKSIATLYQINSDLFRKVLEMANSSDLHKRPYDKGNSFHWVVGHLTAYRFVVARLLGIKDEFPDASLFQYGAEPGDPAIYPSLEQIENEWENITTKMHARLQEVPDEVLAGESPFEMPGVERTVGSIVGFMQLHESYHIGQLAYINRLHGCERLMG; encoded by the coding sequence ATGAAATCCATCGCGACGCTGTACCAGATTAACTCTGACCTGTTTCGCAAGGTTCTGGAGATGGCAAATTCTTCTGATTTGCACAAGCGTCCGTATGATAAGGGAAACTCGTTTCACTGGGTAGTTGGTCACCTGACGGCGTATCGTTTTGTCGTGGCTCGACTACTTGGAATCAAGGATGAATTCCCGGACGCGAGTCTGTTTCAATATGGGGCAGAACCAGGCGATCCGGCCATCTATCCGAGCCTTGAACAGATCGAGAATGAATGGGAAAACATAACTACGAAGATGCATGCCCGGTTGCAGGAGGTTCCTGACGAAGTACTGGCCGGAGAGTCACCGTTCGAAATGCCCGGCGTTGAAAGGACGGTTGGGTCCATAGTGGGCTTCATGCAACTGCACGAAAGCTACCATATTGGACAGTTAGCCTATATCAATCGGTTACATGGCTGCGAGCGGCTGATGGGGTAG
- a CDS encoding LysR family transcriptional regulator translates to MEIRHLQLIKTLAQTGTLTAAGKTLYLTQPALSRQLRAVEDEFGLALFNRIGRRMTLTQAGQILNRGACKILCELQKIENDVNAISHGRGGMLRLVTACYTCYHWLPKILEAYKKEFQGVEIKIRLAATADPYNSLLDGELDMALVNRVISSKDLQYQSLFEDEDVVIVRNDHRWASRKFILPKDLAAENLIVFESKLEESNLFQKVLTPAGVTPKEVVTLPMTDAIIDMVKAGLGITVMVRWAATPYLRSARLVPIRLTRKGVKRTWYAMTLKDPNRPGYIQGFIDLLRDNLGSGLE, encoded by the coding sequence GTGGAAATAAGACATTTGCAGCTTATTAAGACTCTCGCCCAGACCGGTACACTTACCGCGGCAGGCAAGACACTCTACCTGACACAGCCTGCACTCAGCCGCCAACTCCGCGCTGTCGAAGATGAGTTTGGTCTGGCTCTCTTTAACAGGATCGGCAGACGGATGACCCTTACGCAGGCGGGGCAGATACTTAACCGAGGAGCCTGCAAAATACTCTGCGAATTACAAAAAATCGAGAATGACGTGAATGCCATTAGCCATGGGCGCGGCGGCATGCTGAGACTGGTGACCGCATGCTACACGTGTTACCATTGGCTTCCTAAAATCCTGGAGGCATATAAAAAAGAATTCCAGGGTGTCGAGATTAAGATCCGCCTCGCCGCAACTGCTGATCCTTACAATTCTCTGCTTGATGGTGAGCTTGACATGGCCCTCGTGAATCGAGTCATATCGTCCAAAGATCTGCAGTATCAGTCTCTTTTCGAGGACGAGGACGTTGTTATTGTTCGCAACGATCACCGCTGGGCAAGTAGGAAGTTCATTCTGCCTAAAGACCTTGCCGCCGAGAATCTCATAGTTTTTGAAAGTAAGTTGGAAGAAAGCAATCTATTCCAAAAGGTACTTACACCTGCCGGTGTCACGCCGAAAGAGGTGGTCACGCTGCCTATGACGGATGCAATCATAGACATGGTTAAGGCCGGCCTGGGGATAACTGTTATGGTCCGGTGGGCGGCAACACCTTACTTGAGGTCCGCAAGATTGGTTCCTATCCGTCTCACCAGAAAAGGTGTCAAGCGAACCTGGTATGCAATGACTCTGAAAGATCCGAACCGTCCCGGTTACATACAAGGTTTTATCGATCTGCTTCGAGACAATCTGGGCTCCGGCCTGGAGTAG
- a CDS encoding DUF5916 domain-containing protein has protein sequence METEAYLTYDGDKLYIAFVCHDEPETIRASLCERDKIFSDDYVMVGLDTYGDAAWAYLLYVNPLGIQGDVMWAATGGEERGFDLIWESAGIVTDSGYQVEIAIPFASLRFPNRDNRVWRLDFWRIHPRETQAEYAWAAYDRDENCWPCQWGTVSGIAGVSPGRGIQITPSVIAYQSGRVAGTGEVKSPYEFVNDNPDGELSVWGKYSISSSATLEAAVNPDFSQIEADAGQIDVTTTFTLFYPERRPFFQEGSDLFRAAIRTVYTRMINDPELVAKATLRSGRTSVGYLLARDRISPIVLPSEERSDYLLAGKSTSNVIRIRQSVGEGSEVGMIVTDQRFNGGGSGSSVTLDGLFRLAPTVRARYHLAASHVTEHDDPGLTGEIADSDSTFDKRYTRAMDGESFWGQFDYAYLGWWTSSWNASLAFEQAAPTFRQYLGFVPQNDYRAVNSVVGYFHRLPAGPFETINPHISLFGEWNFDGKPKYRMLELNLWTRLRVAQAGFFSQYARTAENFGGIQSDDSWHIYQDASAQLGNLLQLEAAVTCGHGIARRYLTMAKTLDLNLSVKLKPYDRILLQQWLDYARGLQLDSDEELYNGFIYRTRMDYQVSRRMAGRLAIQYDDFIDQWSIEPLLTYRLNPFSVFYIGSTYNYEELTRENTSGHISISNRLASRQFFVKMQYLLQI, from the coding sequence GTGGAAACTGAGGCTTACCTAACCTATGATGGCGACAAGCTGTACATCGCCTTCGTCTGCCACGACGAGCCGGAGACCATCCGGGCTTCCTTATGTGAGCGTGACAAGATATTCAGCGACGATTATGTCATGGTGGGTCTGGACACCTACGGAGACGCCGCTTGGGCATATCTGCTGTACGTCAACCCCCTGGGTATTCAGGGAGATGTTATGTGGGCCGCAACCGGCGGCGAGGAAAGAGGCTTCGATCTTATCTGGGAGTCAGCAGGTATAGTCACTGATTCCGGTTACCAGGTAGAAATAGCCATTCCGTTTGCATCCCTCAGGTTTCCGAACAGGGATAACCGGGTCTGGAGGTTGGATTTCTGGCGCATTCATCCGAGGGAAACACAGGCCGAGTACGCCTGGGCCGCCTACGACCGTGATGAGAACTGCTGGCCCTGCCAGTGGGGAACAGTAAGCGGCATTGCGGGAGTATCACCCGGACGGGGGATTCAAATAACCCCGAGCGTGATCGCATATCAGTCGGGACGGGTTGCCGGGACCGGCGAGGTTAAATCTCCGTATGAATTCGTGAACGATAATCCGGATGGAGAACTTTCGGTATGGGGTAAATACTCTATATCCTCCAGCGCCACTCTGGAGGCTGCAGTAAATCCGGACTTCAGCCAGATCGAAGCCGATGCCGGACAGATCGACGTGACCACGACATTCACGCTCTTTTATCCGGAACGCCGTCCGTTCTTTCAGGAGGGTAGCGACTTGTTCCGGGCCGCCATCCGTACTGTCTATACACGCATGATCAACGACCCCGAGCTCGTTGCGAAGGCAACCTTGCGCTCCGGACGCACCAGCGTGGGGTATCTGCTGGCTCGAGACCGGATATCACCAATCGTATTGCCGTCCGAGGAGCGGAGCGATTATCTGCTCGCAGGAAAGAGCACGTCGAACGTGATCAGAATCAGGCAATCTGTTGGAGAAGGCTCCGAGGTAGGCATGATTGTCACGGACCAGAGATTCAACGGAGGTGGCTCCGGTTCTTCCGTTACACTGGACGGACTTTTCCGACTGGCTCCGACGGTTCGGGCAAGGTACCATCTTGCGGCCAGTCACGTAACCGAACACGATGATCCCGGCTTGACCGGCGAGATTGCTGACTCAGATTCTACATTCGATAAGCGTTATACCAGAGCAATGGATGGAGAGTCATTCTGGGGACAATTCGACTATGCTTACCTGGGCTGGTGGACAAGCAGTTGGAACGCCTCACTGGCTTTCGAACAGGCTGCCCCAACCTTCCGACAGTACCTCGGATTCGTACCGCAGAATGACTATCGTGCCGTGAACTCCGTCGTTGGCTATTTCCATCGCTTGCCCGCGGGGCCCTTTGAAACAATCAATCCACATATCAGTTTGTTTGGAGAGTGGAATTTCGACGGCAAACCGAAGTACAGAATGCTCGAATTGAACCTGTGGACCCGTCTCAGAGTAGCCCAGGCGGGATTCTTCTCGCAATACGCACGGACGGCGGAGAACTTCGGGGGTATTCAATCCGACGACAGCTGGCACATCTATCAGGACGCTAGTGCTCAGCTTGGGAACCTGCTGCAACTGGAAGCGGCTGTGACCTGCGGGCATGGAATAGCTCGACGTTATTTGACGATGGCCAAGACACTCGATCTCAACCTGTCGGTAAAACTGAAGCCGTACGATCGCATCTTGCTGCAACAGTGGCTGGATTACGCTCGAGGTCTTCAGCTGGATTCGGATGAGGAGCTGTATAACGGGTTTATATACCGTACGCGCATGGATTACCAGGTATCGCGCCGGATGGCAGGGCGCCTGGCGATTCAGTATGATGACTTCATCGACCAGTGGTCCATTGAACCACTCCTGACGTACAGGCTGAACCCGTTCTCGGTATTCTATATAGGATCAACCTACAACTACGAGGAGCTTACCCGGGAGAACACGAGTGGACACATATCTATCTCGAACAGGCTTGCATCCAGACAGTTCTTTGTCAAGATGCAGTATTTGCTGCAGATATGA